A single region of the Acidithiobacillus acidisediminis genome encodes:
- the rnhA gene encoding ribonuclease HI translates to MTETLAPLRLITDGACRGNPGPGAWGAWLRLGERERVLWGYTPQTTNNRMELGAALQGLAALKRSSAILVRSDSQYLIKGMTEWLPGWQKRAWRSAGGAAVKNIEIWQALAQLAQQHEIRWEWVRGHAGDPENEAVDALINRVLDRYAGNREEQQGEGWL, encoded by the coding sequence ATGACTGAAACATTAGCGCCTTTGCGATTGATTACCGATGGTGCCTGTCGTGGCAATCCGGGCCCGGGCGCCTGGGGCGCTTGGTTGCGGCTGGGGGAGCGGGAGCGGGTGCTGTGGGGGTATACCCCACAGACTACCAATAATCGCATGGAACTGGGGGCCGCTCTGCAGGGCTTGGCGGCCCTGAAACGATCCAGTGCGATCCTGGTACGCTCGGACTCGCAATACCTCATCAAGGGCATGACCGAATGGTTGCCGGGCTGGCAAAAGCGTGCTTGGCGATCGGCGGGTGGGGCGGCCGTCAAAAATATAGAGATCTGGCAGGCCTTGGCGCAGCTTGCGCAGCAGCACGAGATTCGCTGGGAATGGGTACGGGGGCATGCGGGTGATCCCGAAAATGAGGCGGTCGATGCCCTGATCAATCGCGTCTTGGATCGCTACGCCGGCAATCGCGAGGAGCAGCAAGGGGAGGGATGGTTATGA
- the dnaQ gene encoding DNA polymerase III subunit epsilon, translating into MRQIVLDTETTGLDPGKGHRIIEIGAVEIVDRRLTGNNYHVYLNPERPCDPDAVRIHGLTDEFLQDKPLFADLMEEFLGYVGNDELIIHNAPFDLGFFAAELRLQQRDQLKNPVYDSLVEARRRFPGQKNDLNSLCRRFAVDNSQRALHGALLDCELLADVYLAMTGGQVDMGLSDAPERVTARPGAVVNLPQRPAGRLRVISATAEEMAAHTAYLQQMGNALWQEGAET; encoded by the coding sequence ATGAGGCAGATCGTGCTGGATACGGAAACCACGGGACTGGATCCCGGCAAGGGACATCGTATCATTGAAATCGGTGCGGTAGAGATCGTGGATCGGCGCCTCACGGGCAACAATTATCACGTCTACCTCAACCCCGAACGTCCCTGCGACCCGGATGCCGTGCGGATTCACGGCTTGACCGACGAATTCCTCCAGGACAAGCCCTTATTCGCGGATTTGATGGAGGAGTTTCTGGGCTATGTGGGGAACGACGAACTGATCATCCACAATGCCCCTTTCGATCTGGGCTTCTTTGCCGCTGAGCTGCGACTTCAGCAACGGGATCAGCTGAAGAATCCCGTTTATGACTCCCTGGTGGAGGCACGTCGCCGCTTTCCCGGGCAGAAAAATGACCTGAATAGCCTGTGCCGGCGCTTTGCCGTGGATAACAGTCAACGCGCCTTGCACGGCGCGCTCCTGGACTGCGAGCTCTTGGCGGATGTCTATCTGGCGATGACTGGGGGGCAGGTCGATATGGGCTTGTCGGACGCCCCGGAGCGGGTGACTGCGCGCCCAGGTGCCGTGGTCAACCTACCGCAACGGCCAGCGGGACGGCTGCGGGTGATTTCTGCTACCGCCGAGGAGATGGCGGCGCACACGGCCTATCTGCAGCAGATGGGCAATGCGCTGTGGCAAGAAGGTGCGGAGACCTAA
- the gloA gene encoding lactoylglutathione lyase encodes MRILHTMLRVGNLDRSLAFYTEVLGMRVLRRKDYPEGKFTLAFVGYEEEDRGAVIELTYNWGVDHYDLGEAFGHIAIEVDDAAAACAQIRERGGRVVREAGPMKHGSTVIAFVEDPDGYRIELIEHKTRSA; translated from the coding sequence ATGCGAATTTTACATACTATGCTCCGGGTGGGGAATCTTGACCGTTCCCTCGCCTTTTACACCGAAGTGCTGGGGATGCGCGTCCTGCGTCGCAAGGACTATCCCGAAGGCAAGTTTACCCTCGCCTTCGTGGGATACGAGGAGGAAGATCGCGGCGCGGTCATCGAGCTGACCTACAATTGGGGCGTCGATCACTATGATCTGGGCGAGGCCTTCGGGCACATCGCCATCGAGGTGGACGATGCCGCTGCTGCCTGTGCCCAGATCCGCGAGCGCGGCGGCCGGGTGGTGCGCGAGGCCGGCCCCATGAAGCACGGCAGCACCGTCATCGCCTTTGTCGAAGACCCCGACGGCTACCGCATCGAACTCATCGAGCACAAGACCCGCAGCGCTTAG
- a CDS encoding argininosuccinate synthase has translation MVKKVVLAYSGGLDTSVILKWLQDQYQCDVVTFTADIGQGEELEPARRKATQLGAKEIFIDDLRQEFVRDYVFPMFRANTLYEGEYLLGTSIARPLIAKRMVEIAAEVGADAVAHGATGKGNDQVRFELGAYALDPKIQVIAPWREWDLTSREKLLAYAEQHGIPIERHGKKSPYSMDANLLHISYEGGILEDPWAEAEDAMWRWTTAPEQAPNQARYIEIQFAHGDPIAIDGEALPPAALLAHLNTIGGEHGIGRLDIVENRYVGMKSRGCYETPGGTILLRAHRAIESITLDREAAHLKDELMPRYASIIYNGYWWSPERRALQSLIDQTQRLVNGVVRLKLYKGTCSVVGRKSEESLFDPRIATFEDDAGAYHQQDAEGFIKLNALRLRIEKRLQG, from the coding sequence ATGGTCAAGAAAGTCGTACTCGCCTATTCCGGCGGATTGGATACCTCGGTCATCCTCAAGTGGTTGCAGGACCAATACCAGTGTGACGTGGTCACCTTCACTGCCGACATCGGCCAAGGGGAGGAACTAGAGCCAGCGCGACGCAAGGCGACCCAACTCGGTGCCAAGGAAATCTTCATCGACGACCTGCGCCAGGAATTCGTGCGCGATTACGTCTTCCCCATGTTCCGTGCCAATACCCTATATGAAGGGGAGTACTTGCTCGGGACCTCCATTGCGCGGCCCTTGATTGCCAAGCGCATGGTGGAGATTGCCGCCGAGGTGGGTGCCGATGCCGTCGCCCACGGCGCGACGGGCAAGGGCAATGATCAGGTGCGTTTTGAGCTCGGTGCCTATGCCTTGGACCCGAAGATTCAGGTCATTGCCCCCTGGCGGGAGTGGGATCTCACTTCGCGGGAAAAACTCCTGGCCTATGCCGAGCAACATGGCATCCCCATCGAACGCCACGGCAAGAAATCGCCCTACTCCATGGATGCCAATCTACTGCATATTTCCTATGAAGGCGGCATTCTGGAGGACCCCTGGGCCGAGGCCGAAGACGCCATGTGGCGCTGGACGACGGCCCCGGAACAAGCCCCGAATCAAGCACGCTACATCGAAATCCAGTTTGCCCATGGCGATCCCATTGCCATCGATGGGGAGGCCTTGCCCCCCGCCGCCCTCCTCGCCCACCTCAATACCATCGGCGGCGAACACGGCATCGGTCGTCTGGACATCGTCGAGAATCGCTACGTGGGCATGAAATCCCGCGGTTGCTATGAGACCCCCGGCGGGACCATCCTGCTCCGCGCGCACCGCGCCATCGAATCCATTACCCTCGACCGTGAGGCCGCCCATCTCAAAGACGAACTCATGCCGCGCTATGCCAGCATCATCTATAACGGCTACTGGTGGAGCCCCGAGCGCCGCGCCCTGCAGAGCCTGATCGACCAGACCCAGCGCCTGGTCAACGGTGTGGTGCGTCTCAAGTTGTACAAGGGGACCTGCAGCGTTGTCGGGCGCAAGTCCGAAGAAAGCCTTTTTGACCCGCGCATCGCCACCTTTGAAGACGATGCCGGCGCTTATCATCAGCAGGATGCCGAAGGCTTCATCAAGCTCAACGCCCTGCGCCTACGCATCGAGAAACGCCTGCAAGGCTAG
- the argF gene encoding ornithine carbamoyltransferase → MKLVRHFLRLQDLSRSELEALLARAIELKRMLRAGEHYVPLVQRTLAMIFEKSSTRTRVSFETGMAQLGGHALFLSPRDTQLGRGESIEDTARVLSRMVDLIMIRTFSHAGLESFASASRAPVINGLSDDHHPCQLLADLMTALELWGGLQGRKVAFVGDGANNMARSWMEAAQILDFELRIAAPEGFQPSHQAWEENGSHSTVFSDAEAAVDGVDLVVTDVWTSMGQEAENAERRARFASFQVNAKLMSQAKTGAVFMHCLPAHRGEEVTAEIIDGPHSLVWEEAENRLHAQKALMEFLAGYGPLTQQGV, encoded by the coding sequence ATGAAGCTCGTGCGTCATTTTCTGCGTCTGCAGGATCTCTCCCGCAGCGAACTCGAGGCACTCCTAGCGCGGGCCATCGAACTCAAACGCATGCTGCGCGCGGGTGAGCACTACGTTCCCCTCGTCCAACGCACCCTGGCGATGATCTTCGAGAAATCCTCGACCCGTACCCGCGTCTCCTTCGAAACCGGCATGGCCCAACTGGGAGGGCACGCCCTTTTTCTCTCCCCGCGCGATACCCAGCTGGGGCGTGGGGAAAGCATCGAGGATACCGCACGGGTCCTGTCGCGTATGGTCGATCTCATCATGATCCGCACCTTTTCCCATGCCGGATTGGAAAGCTTCGCCAGCGCCAGCCGCGCACCCGTCATCAATGGCCTGAGTGATGATCATCACCCCTGCCAGCTCCTTGCCGATCTGATGACGGCGCTGGAGCTCTGGGGCGGTCTGCAGGGGCGCAAGGTGGCTTTTGTTGGAGATGGCGCCAATAACATGGCCAGATCCTGGATGGAAGCAGCGCAAATTCTCGATTTTGAGCTGCGAATCGCGGCGCCGGAGGGCTTCCAACCCAGCCACCAGGCATGGGAGGAAAATGGTAGCCATAGCACCGTCTTCAGCGACGCAGAGGCAGCAGTCGACGGGGTGGATCTTGTCGTCACAGACGTCTGGACCAGCATGGGACAAGAGGCAGAGAATGCCGAGCGACGGGCCCGCTTCGCCTCCTTCCAGGTGAATGCGAAGCTCATGTCCCAGGCCAAGACCGGCGCAGTCTTCATGCATTGCCTGCCCGCCCATCGGGGTGAAGAGGTCACGGCGGAAATCATCGACGGGCCTCACTCCCTGGTATGGGAAGAGGCGGAAAATCGTTTGCACGCCCAAAAGGCACTCATGGAATTCCTGGCGGGCTATGGGCCCCTCACCCAGCAAGGAGTCTGA
- a CDS encoding aspartate aminotransferase family protein: MALMNNYARLPVAFVRGEGVWLYDEQGRKYLDALAGIAVCGLGHCHPAVTLALQEQAGKLLHTSNLYQVPEQLALSDDLCRLSGLDAAFFCNSGAEANEAAIKMARLHGHAQGIAEPKILVFTQAFHGRTLAALTATANRKIQEGFAPLLPGFVRAPYGDLDTVTGMLAADPDIVAVLVEPVQGEGGVRPAPVGFLRGLRALCDTHRALLICDEVQTGVGRTGQFFAYQHEEGLLPDVLCLAKGLGNGVPIGAIVARQTAAELFGPGKHGSTFGGGPLVCAAARAVLQTMEAEKIPAQAAAMGNLLQQRLRERLAGNPAVEEVRGLGLMVGVVLREEPQDFVRRALHAGVLLNVTAGRVIRLLPPLIFSAADVELLVDTLVDLLREEA, encoded by the coding sequence ATGGCGCTGATGAACAATTACGCGCGCCTGCCCGTTGCCTTTGTGCGCGGCGAGGGCGTTTGGTTGTATGACGAGCAGGGACGCAAATATCTCGATGCCCTCGCAGGCATTGCCGTTTGTGGTTTGGGCCACTGCCATCCTGCTGTAACGCTTGCCCTGCAGGAACAGGCGGGCAAGCTCTTGCATACTTCCAACCTCTATCAAGTCCCCGAACAGCTTGCCCTGAGCGACGACCTTTGTCGCCTGAGTGGCCTGGATGCCGCTTTCTTTTGCAACAGTGGTGCCGAGGCCAACGAGGCAGCGATCAAAATGGCCCGTCTGCATGGTCATGCCCAGGGTATCGCCGAGCCCAAGATTCTGGTTTTCACTCAGGCCTTTCATGGTCGTACCCTGGCCGCACTCACGGCCACAGCCAACCGCAAGATCCAGGAGGGCTTTGCGCCCCTGTTGCCGGGTTTTGTCCGCGCTCCCTATGGTGACCTGGACACCGTCACCGGGATGCTTGCGGCCGACCCGGATATTGTCGCCGTGCTCGTCGAGCCGGTACAGGGAGAGGGCGGGGTTCGACCAGCGCCCGTCGGCTTTCTGCGCGGGCTCCGAGCGCTCTGCGACACGCATCGAGCGCTATTGATTTGTGATGAGGTACAGACCGGTGTTGGGCGTACTGGGCAGTTCTTTGCCTATCAGCACGAGGAAGGACTTCTCCCCGATGTGCTTTGCCTCGCCAAAGGCCTCGGCAACGGCGTTCCCATTGGGGCGATCGTCGCCCGCCAGACCGCTGCCGAGCTCTTCGGCCCCGGCAAACATGGCAGCACCTTTGGCGGCGGTCCCCTGGTTTGTGCCGCTGCCCGGGCCGTGCTACAGACCATGGAGGCCGAGAAGATTCCGGCGCAGGCAGCGGCCATGGGCAATCTGCTGCAACAGCGCTTGCGCGAGCGCTTGGCCGGGAACCCGGCGGTCGAAGAGGTCCGCGGACTTGGCCTGATGGTCGGCGTGGTCTTGCGCGAGGAGCCGCAGGATTTTGTGCGTCGTGCCCTGCATGCTGGCGTACTGCTAAATGTTACCGCAGGGCGAGTCATCCGTTTGCTGCCGCCCCTGATTTTCTCTGCTGCAGATGTCGAGCTCTTGGTCGATACTCTGGTCGATCTGTTGCGGGAGGAAGCATGA
- a CDS encoding aspartate kinase: MALIVQKFGGTSVGTIERIQAVAERVLATRAAGHEVVVVVSAMSGETDRLLKLAQAIDAQPHPRELDTLLSTGEQVTIALLAMALHSRGQAALSLTGTQVPIETDTAHNKARIERIDGRRLRTALAAGQVVIVAGFQGVTANGDITTLGRGGSDTTAVALAAALQADECAIYTDVDGIYTTDPRVEGKARRLNRITYEEMLEMASLGAKVLQTRSVEFAMNYRVPVRVLSSFQDGPGTLVTSEENCMEAPRVSGIAFSRNEAKVTVVGVPDKPGIAHAILGPISAANINVDVILQNISEAGKTDFTFTVERNDFARAMDILRGVARDLGAEDVRGDTGIVKVSAVGVGMRSHAGIASSMFAALAQENINIQMISTSEIKISVVIAEKYLELAVRALHATFGLEEADS; encoded by the coding sequence ATGGCGCTCATCGTACAGAAATTTGGCGGCACTTCCGTCGGCACTATCGAACGAATTCAGGCGGTAGCAGAGCGGGTTCTGGCAACCCGGGCAGCAGGCCACGAGGTGGTGGTGGTGGTCTCCGCCATGTCCGGCGAGACCGACCGCTTGCTCAAGTTGGCGCAAGCGATCGATGCGCAACCCCACCCGCGCGAGCTCGACACGCTGCTCAGCACTGGCGAACAGGTTACCATCGCCCTCCTGGCCATGGCGCTGCACAGCCGCGGCCAAGCGGCGTTGTCCCTGACCGGAACACAGGTACCCATCGAGACCGACACGGCGCACAATAAGGCACGTATCGAGCGCATTGATGGTCGTCGGCTGCGTACCGCTCTGGCTGCCGGGCAGGTCGTCATCGTTGCGGGATTTCAAGGCGTCACCGCCAATGGCGACATTACCACCCTCGGTCGCGGCGGCTCCGACACCACGGCTGTTGCCCTGGCCGCGGCGCTGCAAGCTGATGAGTGCGCCATTTATACCGATGTCGATGGTATTTACACCACCGATCCACGGGTAGAAGGCAAGGCCCGCCGCCTCAATCGCATCACCTATGAGGAGATGCTAGAGATGGCGAGTCTCGGGGCCAAGGTCCTGCAGACTCGTTCGGTGGAATTTGCCATGAATTACCGGGTGCCGGTACGCGTTCTGTCCTCCTTTCAGGATGGACCGGGCACCCTCGTTACCAGTGAGGAAAACTGTATGGAAGCTCCCCGCGTCTCAGGCATCGCCTTCTCCCGCAATGAAGCCAAAGTGACCGTTGTTGGTGTCCCAGACAAGCCTGGCATTGCCCATGCCATTCTTGGCCCGATCTCGGCGGCCAACATCAACGTGGACGTGATCCTGCAGAACATTTCCGAGGCTGGCAAAACCGACTTTACCTTTACCGTAGAGCGCAACGACTTCGCGCGCGCCATGGACATCCTGCGCGGCGTGGCGCGGGACCTCGGGGCCGAGGACGTGCGCGGCGATACCGGCATCGTCAAGGTCTCGGCGGTGGGGGTGGGCATGCGATCCCACGCCGGCATTGCCAGCAGCATGTTCGCTGCGCTGGCCCAGGAAAACATCAACATTCAGATGATCTCCACCTCGGAAATCAAGATCTCCGTGGTCATTGCCGAGAAATATCTGGAGCTGGCCGTGCGTGCCCTGCATGCCACCTTCGGTCTGGAAGAGGCGGATTCCTGA
- a CDS encoding UDP-2,3-diacylglucosamine diphosphatase: MTPQALAERQGDLLCLSDLHLGPQRPELTALFLRFCQDIPAEVTDLCILGDLFDFWVHRQQAQEEPQLQVLTALRALTRRGIRVWVMTGNRDFALAPATLRAFDLRPLADPMILPGGMVLTHGDLLCTNDVRYLRFRRVIRNPFVLSFLRMLPYGALLTLGRQLRQGSHRELRKKSAAITQATTAGIRAALRGEGLFASTSAPYRILIHGHTHQPIDEEIPELHAHRFVLSDWQESGATLLRCSPAGSCRLWHYPVAS, encoded by the coding sequence TTGACCCCGCAAGCGCTGGCAGAGCGGCAAGGCGACTTGCTTTGCCTCTCCGACCTCCATCTCGGTCCGCAACGGCCAGAGCTTACCGCACTTTTTCTGCGCTTTTGCCAGGACATCCCGGCAGAGGTCACGGACCTCTGTATTCTGGGCGATCTCTTCGATTTTTGGGTGCATCGGCAGCAGGCCCAGGAAGAGCCGCAACTTCAGGTACTCACGGCGCTGCGCGCCCTGACCCGAAGGGGTATCCGCGTCTGGGTCATGACCGGCAATCGTGATTTTGCCCTGGCACCGGCCACATTGCGGGCTTTTGATCTTCGGCCTCTAGCCGACCCGATGATCTTGCCCGGCGGCATGGTGCTCACCCATGGCGACCTGCTCTGTACCAACGATGTACGCTATCTGCGCTTTCGGCGAGTCATCCGTAACCCCTTTGTGCTGTCCTTCTTGCGCATGCTTCCCTATGGCGCGCTGCTGACCCTGGGGCGCCAACTCCGCCAGGGTAGCCACCGCGAACTGCGCAAGAAATCAGCAGCAATTACCCAGGCGACGACGGCAGGGATCCGAGCGGCCCTGCGCGGCGAAGGCCTTTTCGCCAGCACCAGCGCCCCTTACCGCATTTTGATTCATGGTCACACCCACCAGCCCATCGACGAGGAGATCCCGGAACTCCACGCCCACCGCTTTGTTCTCAGCGATTGGCAAGAGAGCGGTGCGACACTTCTGCGCTGTTCCCCTGCAGGGAGTTGTCGGCTCTGGCATTATCCCGTTGCAAGCTGA
- a CDS encoding peptidylprolyl isomerase, producing MEQVVLHTNHGDIQIELDSEKAPKTVANFLHYVDDGFFNGTIFHRVIPGFMIQGGGFTEKMQQKPTADNIQNEADNGLKNERGTLAMARTNDPHSATAQFFINLVDNDFLNFRSPSGSGWGYAVFGKVTAGMDVVDAIAKVATGNHGMHQDVPKEAVIIESAERIA from the coding sequence ATGGAACAGGTGGTACTGCATACCAATCATGGCGATATCCAAATCGAATTGGACTCAGAGAAGGCACCAAAGACCGTCGCCAACTTCTTGCATTACGTGGACGACGGTTTCTTCAATGGCACCATCTTTCATCGCGTGATTCCCGGTTTCATGATTCAGGGCGGTGGCTTCACCGAGAAGATGCAGCAGAAGCCCACTGCGGACAACATTCAAAATGAAGCGGACAATGGTTTGAAAAATGAGCGCGGCACCCTGGCCATGGCGCGGACCAACGATCCTCACTCCGCCACGGCCCAATTTTTTATCAATCTGGTCGACAATGATTTTCTCAATTTCCGTTCCCCGTCGGGCAGCGGTTGGGGTTATGCCGTCTTTGGCAAGGTGACTGCAGGTATGGACGTGGTCGATGCGATCGCCAAAGTCGCCACCGGCAACCACGGGATGCATCAAGATGTACCCAAGGAAGCCGTTATCATCGAAAGCGCAGAGCGCATCGCCTGA
- a CDS encoding YgaP family membrane protein has product MWIQPNMQPIERWLRLYFGVIIVAIYFFNPFPYKEWTFSGLLLIATAATGYCPVYTFLRKRKEKRGSQL; this is encoded by the coding sequence ATGTGGATCCAGCCGAACATGCAGCCCATTGAGCGCTGGCTGCGCCTGTACTTTGGCGTCATCATCGTCGCCATCTACTTCTTCAATCCTTTCCCCTACAAGGAGTGGACGTTTTCTGGCCTGCTCCTGATCGCTACCGCCGCAACTGGCTACTGCCCCGTCTACACCTTTCTGCGAAAACGCAAGGAAAAACGCGGCTCTCAGCTATAA
- a CDS encoding APC family permease produces MSSRLKREVGFSGLIFASLGGIIGSGWLFGPLDAARVAGPLSIGSWAIGALTILLLGLTYAEVGPLFPRAGAAAHIANVVHGNLLGKIWAWLLFMFYIAIAPVEVVAVLTYANNYIPGLLRGNTGLLSGWGLIAAVLLLGVMFLLNFLGIRRVATIFSGLGWWKLAIPILTIIVLVSQSYHPENLHILHWTSSFHGMFVAVASSGIVFSYLGFRQAIELGGEAKHPGRHIPAAVIGAIVVGAIIYVGLQWAFLVAMPPDQVAQGWQKLNFAGLFGPFAAIAMLLGIGWLAVLIYADALISPGGTALVYATSAARAVVANGEVKAGPKIFTRISPTGVPWVGVIVAYVIGCLYFLPFPSWQKLVGFITTISVITYGIGPIVLLQLRRSVPDLQRPFRLWGAQVIAPVAFVLSSLVAYWGGFQALTYIFAVLFAVLIVYGIVRLVRGSESGMSGFYNITWIFPYFIGLWLLSYFGPKVLGGTGDIGFFWSMLWVAILALVSMVWALKVTVPDGRVADYFSTMAEEGIQL; encoded by the coding sequence ATGTCCTCAAGGTTAAAACGGGAAGTCGGTTTTTCTGGACTCATCTTTGCCAGTTTGGGCGGCATCATCGGCTCAGGCTGGCTATTTGGACCCTTGGATGCAGCACGCGTGGCGGGACCTTTGAGTATTGGTTCTTGGGCAATTGGCGCATTAACCATCCTGCTCCTCGGCCTCACCTACGCCGAGGTGGGGCCGCTCTTTCCCCGTGCCGGGGCGGCGGCGCACATCGCCAATGTCGTCCATGGCAATTTGTTGGGGAAGATCTGGGCGTGGTTGCTGTTCATGTTCTACATCGCCATCGCTCCCGTGGAGGTGGTGGCGGTACTGACCTACGCGAACAACTATATTCCTGGCCTTCTGCGCGGCAACACGGGCCTGCTCAGCGGTTGGGGGCTGATTGCCGCGGTTTTGCTGCTCGGCGTCATGTTCCTGCTGAACTTTCTCGGTATTCGTCGGGTGGCTACGATTTTTTCCGGCCTTGGCTGGTGGAAGCTCGCCATCCCCATCCTCACCATCATTGTCTTGGTGAGCCAGAGCTACCACCCGGAAAACCTCCACATATTGCACTGGACCAGCAGTTTCCACGGTATGTTCGTAGCCGTGGCCTCCTCGGGCATTGTCTTCAGTTACCTTGGATTTCGTCAGGCCATTGAACTGGGCGGTGAGGCAAAGCATCCGGGACGCCACATTCCTGCCGCAGTAATCGGCGCTATCGTTGTTGGCGCCATCATTTATGTGGGCTTGCAATGGGCGTTTCTCGTTGCCATGCCACCAGATCAGGTTGCGCAGGGTTGGCAGAAGCTCAATTTCGCTGGACTCTTCGGACCCTTCGCGGCCATCGCCATGCTCCTGGGGATCGGCTGGTTGGCGGTGCTGATCTACGCTGATGCCTTGATCTCCCCTGGGGGTACAGCGCTGGTCTATGCCACCTCGGCAGCCCGCGCAGTCGTTGCCAACGGTGAGGTGAAGGCGGGGCCCAAGATCTTTACCCGCATCAGTCCAACGGGCGTTCCTTGGGTAGGCGTCATTGTCGCCTATGTCATTGGCTGTCTGTATTTTCTACCCTTCCCATCCTGGCAGAAACTGGTGGGCTTCATTACCACCATTTCGGTCATCACCTATGGTATTGGACCCATCGTGCTCTTGCAGCTGCGTCGTTCGGTGCCAGATCTCCAGCGCCCATTCCGTTTATGGGGTGCCCAAGTCATCGCGCCCGTCGCTTTTGTGCTCTCGTCCTTGGTTGCATATTGGGGCGGATTCCAGGCTCTGACGTATATTTTTGCCGTGCTTTTTGCGGTGCTGATCGTTTACGGAATCGTGCGCCTAGTTCGCGGTTCCGAGTCGGGAATGTCTGGTTTTTATAACATCACCTGGATCTTCCCTTATTTTATTGGGCTGTGGCTCTTATCGTATTTTGGCCCCAAGGTGCTCGGGGGTACGGGAGACATTGGGTTCTTCTGGTCGATGCTTTGGGTGGCGATCCTCGCCTTGGTCAGCATGGTCTGGGCGCTGAAGGTCACGGTCCCCGATGGGCGTGTGGCGGATTACTTCAGTACCATGGCGGAAGAAGGGATTCAGCTCTAA
- a CDS encoding IS630 family transposase, with product MERIDVRKLTVEGRNLLRQMVLRLRQQSGMRVEDLAKVSGAHPSTIRGWLAQAKREGGKSLDERPRGRPVGACRRLTLAAEAWVRDQIVQRDPRQLQMPFALWTRPAIRQLIRDRFGIDLQVRLVGKYLKRWGFTPQRPVKRAMEQNPEAVRQWLEVDYPQVRARALREGAVLYWGDETAVKEDAHWVRGYAPQGQTPLLEHPARWTSLSMISAISPRGELAFEMVEGSINTERFIAFLEKLIRHAEQKIFLIVDNLRVHHAKVVTAWLADKKDRIELVFLPPYAPESNPDEYLNRDFKTALRNGPMSTDKTTLLAKAMAFMNGLCLLPEKVSRYFHHPAARYAMLDI from the coding sequence ATGGAACGGATAGATGTGCGCAAGTTGACGGTAGAGGGGCGGAATCTGCTTCGGCAGATGGTGCTGCGGCTACGCCAGCAGTCTGGTATGCGGGTGGAAGACCTGGCCAAGGTCTCTGGCGCCCATCCCTCGACCATTCGCGGGTGGTTGGCGCAAGCCAAACGAGAGGGGGGCAAAAGCCTTGATGAACGGCCGCGAGGGCGTCCTGTAGGGGCCTGTCGCAGATTGACGTTGGCTGCGGAAGCCTGGGTTCGGGATCAGATCGTGCAACGGGATCCGCGGCAGTTGCAAATGCCTTTTGCCCTCTGGACCCGGCCGGCCATCCGGCAATTGATCCGGGATCGCTTTGGGATAGATCTGCAGGTGCGCCTGGTAGGCAAGTACCTCAAGCGCTGGGGTTTTACGCCCCAGCGTCCGGTCAAGCGAGCGATGGAGCAGAACCCAGAAGCAGTGCGCCAATGGCTGGAAGTGGATTATCCCCAAGTCCGAGCGCGCGCCCTGCGCGAGGGTGCAGTGCTGTACTGGGGCGACGAAACGGCCGTCAAAGAGGACGCCCATTGGGTGCGTGGATATGCGCCCCAAGGCCAGACGCCGCTCCTCGAACATCCAGCACGATGGACCAGTCTGTCCATGATATCGGCGATCTCACCGCGCGGAGAACTTGCCTTTGAGATGGTGGAGGGCAGCATCAACACCGAGCGTTTCATCGCCTTCCTGGAAAAGCTGATCCGCCATGCCGAACAGAAGATCTTCCTGATCGTCGACAACTTACGGGTGCATCACGCCAAGGTGGTAACGGCCTGGCTGGCCGATAAGAAGGACCGCATTGAGCTCGTGTTTCTGCCGCCTTATGCGCCAGAGTCCAACCCGGATGAATACCTCAACCGGGATTTCAAAACGGCCCTACGCAACGGGCCTATGAGCACAGACAAAACCACCCTCTTGGCAAAGGCCATGGCCTTCATGAATGGTCTCTGTCTCCTGCCGGAGAAGGTCTCTCGCTATTTCCATCACCCTGCCGCTCGTTACGCTATGTTGGATATTTAA